Proteins from a single region of Sesamum indicum cultivar Zhongzhi No. 13 linkage group LG5, S_indicum_v1.0, whole genome shotgun sequence:
- the LOC105161541 gene encoding GDSL esterase/lipase CPRD49, translated as MVGPSRPKFVLFGSSIVQMVNNAGGWSAVLADLYARKADVLLRGYSGWNSRMALQALDRIFPKDAAVQPSLVVVCFGGNDATNPHPSGLGGHVPLPEYVDNMKQIIVHLNNLSAKTRIICLSSPRVNEAKAREFYGKGLDDQARTNDACRIYSEALVELCKELDVEAINLWAAFQQRDDWASACLIDGIHLSAEGSKVVVAEILKVLKKVNWEPSLYWLSMPSEFPEDSPYYVVGPDGKTTQNVTDHISVRQLQWLNI; from the exons ATGGTTGGTCCGAGTCGCCCGAAGTTTGTGCTGTTCGGGTCATCCATAGTTCAGATGGTCAACAACGCTGGAGGATGGAGTGCTGTTCTTGCAGACCTATATGCTCGCAAG GCGGATGTATTACTGCGAGGATACTCAGGTTGGAACTCGAGGATGGCTCTTCAAGCCTTGGATCGGATTTTTCCCAAG GATGCGGCTGTTCAGCCTTCTCTGGTAGTGGTATGCTTTGGCGGTAATGACGCTACAAACCCTCATCCAAGTGGCCTGGGAGGTCATGTTCCTCTTCCTGAATATGTTGATAACATGAAACAGATTATTGTCCATCTCAAT AATCTGTCAGCCAAGACACGGATAATATGCCTTAGTTCCCCCCGTGTCAATGAGGCAAAAGCTCGTGAATTCTATGG GAAAGGACTTGATGACCAAGCCCGGACAAATGACGCCTGCCGCATATATTCTGAAGCTTTAGTAGAGTTGTGTAAAGAATTGGATGTTGAGGCCATCAATCTTTGGGCAGCGTTTCAGCAAAGGGATGATTGGGCTAGTGCTTGCTTAAT AGATGGAATTCATTTGTCGGCCGAAGGATCCAAGGTTGTAGTTGCGGAGATACTGAAGGTCCTGAAGAAGGTTAACTGGGAACCAAGTCTGTACTGGTTGTCAATGCCATCTGAATTTCCGGAGGATTCACCATATTATGTTGTCGGCCCTGATGGTAAAACCACCCAAAATGTAACTGATCATATTTCTGTTCGGCAATTGCAGTGGCTCAATATCTAG
- the LOC105161545 gene encoding vacuolar cation/proton exchanger 3-like — translation MAGAREKGEEGKMAASPHEAWLLENGNIKLLSKEMRYSSAARTAHNMSSSSLRKKSDRSLVSKVRVGFLRAFLGNLQEVLLGTKLSLLFLAIPLAIIAKYRNYASAWVFALSLLGLTPLAERVSFLTEQIAFYTGPTVGGLLNATCGNATELIISILALLQHKVDVVKYSLLGSILSNLLLVLGTSLFCGGIANISKEQNFDRKQADVNSMLLLLGLLCHVLPLMFKFAGKSPELTAVGTLQLSRASCIVMLIAYIAYLVFQLWTHRQFFEADEGDEDDDVASDDESPVIGFWGGFIWLVLMTGVVALLSEYVVATIEAASDSWGLSVSFISVILLPIVGNAAEHAGAIIFAFKNKLDISLGVALGSATQIALFVVPLSVIVAWIIGINMDLDLNLLETSALALSILVTAFTLQDGTSHYIKGLVLLLCYVIIGACFFVFREPLNSNDLGLTASHGQGMMRV, via the exons ATGGCGGGTGCGAGAGAGAAAGGAGAAGAGGGAAAAATGGCGGCATCTCCTCATGAGGCATGGCTGTTGGAAAATGGTAACATTAAGCTGTTGAGCAAGGAGATGAGATATTCCAGCGCTGCCCGCACTGCCCACAACATGTCTTCCTCTTCGCTGCGCAAGAAATCAGATCGGTCGCTTGTGTCAAAGGTTCGAGTGGGGTTTTTGAGGGCGTTTTTGGGTAATCTTCAGGAGGTTTTGTTGGGAACGAAGCTTTCACTTTTATTTCTCGCTATTCCTTTGGCCATTATTGCAAAATATCGTAATTATGCAAGT GCATGGGTGTTTGCTTTGAGTTTACTTGGACTCACTCCGCTTGCTGAACGAGTCAGTTTTCTAACAGA GCAAATCGCCTTCTACACTGGACCAACAg TTGGAGGGCTCCTAAATGCAACATGTGGAAATGCCACAGAGCTGATAATATCTATACTTGCACTCCTTCAGCACAAAGTAGATGTTGTCAAGTACTCTCTACTCGGCTCCATACTCTCAAATCTTCTTCTTGTCCTCGGCACCTCTCTTTTCTGTGGTGGCATTGCCAACATTTCCAAAGAACAAAATTTCGACAGA AAACAAGCGGATGTGAACTCAATGCTTCTGTTGCTTGGGTTATTGTGTCATGTGCTGCCTTTGATGTTTAAGTTTGCTGGGAAATCTCCCGAGCTAACAGCAGTCGGGACGCTTCAGTTGTCGAGGGCTAGTTGCATTGTGATGCTTATTGCCTACATTGCCTATCTAGTTTTCCAACTATGGACTCACCGACAATTTTTTGAAGCAGATGAG ggtgatgaagatgatgatgtgGCATCAGATGATGAATCACCGGTGATTGGCTTCTGGGGTGGATTCATTTGGTTAGTTCTGATGACTGGAGTCGTAGCTCTACTGTCGGAGTATGTCGTTGCAACCATTGAA GCTGCATCAGATTCTTGGGGCTTGTCTGTCAGCTTCATCAGTGTGATCCTACTACCGATCGTTGGAAACGCAGCAGAACATGCTGGGGCAATCATTTTTGCATTCAAGAACAAATTG GATATTTCTCTAGGTGTAGCTCTAGGCTCAGCAACTCAAATCGCCTTGTTTGTG GTCCCTTTAAGTGTGATAGTGGCATGGATCATAGGCATCAACATGGATCTTGATCTCAATCTTCTCGAAACGAGTGCTCTTGCTCTATCAATACTCGTAACAGCGTTCACGTTACAG GATGGGACATCTCATTACATAAAGGGACTGGTTCTTCTCCTGTGCTACGTCATCATCGGGGCTTGCTTCTTCGTGTTTAGGGAGCCACTAA ACTCTAACGACTTAGGACTTACGGCCTCACACGGTCAAGGAATGATGAGAGTTTAA
- the LOC105161542 gene encoding protein N-methyltransferase NNT1, with translation MDIALFSPSSLFADSDGSSSEEERTESHESFVERKHQFPGMELLIREFSFHQLNANLLWPGTFAFAEWLVQHRQWIEGRRVLELGSGTGALAIFLQKSFQLDIATSDYDDAEIEENIAHNCRINGVTPVLPHIRHSWGDVFPTSDPDWDLIIASDILLYVKQYANLIKSLSFLLNSYKPKPSESVARRDDDDQTDSCAHTRPSFLMSWRRXXXXEEESLFFTGCEEAGLEVDHLGSRVYCIKPRGAIYESS, from the exons ATGGACATTGCTCTTTTCTCTCCTTCTTCGCTTTTCGCCGACTCCGATGGCAGCTCCTCCG AAGAAGAAAGGACTGAATCCCATGAGAGCTTCGTGGAGAGAAAGCACCAATTTCCTGGGATG GAATTGCTCATCCgggaattttcttttcaccAATTAAATGCGAATCTACTGTGGCCTGGTACATTTGCATTTGCGGAATGGTTGGTTCAACACAGACAATGGATAGAGGGAAGGAGAGTACTGGAATTGGGCAG TGGAACCGGAGCTCTGGCCATCTTTTTGCAAAAATCCTTCCAACTTGACATTGCAACATCTGATTATGATGATGCTGAAATCGAGGAAAATATAGCTCATAATTGCCGGATAAATGGAGTTACTCCTGTCCTTCCGCACATAAGGC aTTCATGGGGTGATGTCTTTCCAACTTCTGATCCAGATTGGGACCTGATTATAGCAAGTGATATTTTACTTT ACGTTAAGCAGTACGCCAACCTTATAAAGTCCTTATCATTTCTCCTCAACTCTTACAAACCAAAACCTAGTGAGTCCGTTGCTCGGAGGGATGATGATGACCAGACTG ATTCATGCGCGCATACTCGACCATCATTCTTAATGAGTTGGAGACG NNNNNNNNNNNNNGAAGAAGAGTCGCTATTCTTTACTGGGTGTGAAGAAGCTGGTCTTGAAGTCGATCATCTCGGATCTCGTGTGTACTGCATCAAGCCAAGAGGAGCAATCTATGAATCCAGCTAA